The nucleotide window CTAATAGTATCAGACATTTTCAACCAAAAAATTAACGCAGGTTAAAATATTTTCTCAATCAAGACAACAAAAAGGGGCGCAAGCCCCTAAATCACACCGCCACCTTAATTGGTTTAGGCCGTTTATTTTTAATATCGTCTCGATGAATTTGCACTTCTTGCGGCGCGTCGATGCCGATTCTTACTTGGTTGCCTAATACTGACAACACCTTAACCGTGATGTCCTTACCGATGAAAATTGCTTGATCTTCTTTGCGCGTCAAAACTAACATATCTATCTCCTCATACATAACAATCACCTCAATTAATCGGCCAAGCAAGGCATGTAGTATCAATTTGCGTGCTTAACCTTAAATTGTATTCATGGCCTGACTGCGCCAGCACTTGCGAAATAGCAGAGAATAAAATGTGCTTAGACCGTTCGCCTTCGCTTTCATCGTCGATGTTGTCACACGTCTTGAAGCCAGCAGAAACAACAGAGCGAACCAGCTCTTGAACCAAAGTAAGCATACAAGTCAACTTATCATTGTCACTTTGAAGCTCCTCATACATAGACTCAGAAATATTTTGCAAATCCTTTACCGCCTTACCGTGGGCTTTCCAAATAATAGGCCCGAGCATTTCAAAATCTTGTTTTGACATTTTCATCATTACACTCCCGCTTTTCTTTTTTCCAGTTCATACCCAATTGGCAAGTAAAATTTACCTCTCTTGCCTAGAGCGTCCTTAATGTCAGGCATTACATTTTCAGAAAACTCAGCGTCAAAAAAGTTACCTTCGATAAGAGCCATTTGATTAAAGTCAATCTCATTGGCTATTTGAAATAAAAGCTCTTGCACGCGCCTGATATAATTCTCAAGGCAAACGATATAAGCCTTTTGTCTTAAGTCTTCACTCATGATCTCTCCAAAGCCCCAATTAAGGGGCATTAAAATTACTAAGCTTGACCTTCAAGAATTAAATTAAGGTCGGTGACGTTGCTTTGTTGAGGCTCTACTTGAGGTGTAGAAACCTGAGCGGTGGGGGTGGAGTTCACGTCTTTGATTTCATAATCCTCAACCTCTTCTCTAGGCATAAACCCACACAACGCATCTGCAAATACATCACGTAACGCCCAAGAACGTGCCCTCATTTGCAGCATTCTTCGTGTGTATTGTTTCCAAGGTCCACGACCTAAAAGCCCAGCCTGTTCTGCATCTTGCATTGAAAAATAGCGCACTTGCTCATCTTGGCCTTTTCTTTTCACCTTGCACCAGCAAAGTTTTTTCGATTCGTCGTAACCCTCTTTGATTGATTCACAATCTGGATGAGAACGAACAATTGCCATTAACGCATCACCGTACACCGTAGGCTTACCATTGATCACTGCAATGTTTTGTATTGCTTGCATTGGCTGCAACCCTATTTCTGCACCCATTTGCATCGCAATAAACACATCGTTCGTTTTACCCTTGTAATTTGTAGGGCACAAGCCAGACTGTGCAATCATTTCAGCAAACTGTAATGCGCCTTCAAAACTAGTTGGCGCAAGAGAAAAAGGCTTATTTTGAGTTTGTAATTCCATTTTATTTCCCCATAACTTTGTTTAATTCGTATTTAGGCACTTGAAGGTCAGTAATTCGGGCACCGTAAGCAAACTCTTCTAAACTCTTATCACCTGCTTGCCATTGCTTATAACGCTCTAATGCATTTCTGCAGAGTTGAAGGCCATAACTGTGAGCCTCAGAACCCCATTCGATTTTGTGATAAGCGACATAACCCGTTGCCTTATGGATTGCACAGAATGCAAAAGGTCGTTGTACTCCTGTCTGTTGTGCGATGACGTGCATATAGAGCGCCGCGCTCAGGTAATACCCCATATCAACGGCCACCTTAGAAAATCGCTCAACAGAAACTTCGTCACGACAGGTTTTAATATCCACAATCGCGGTAGGGTGCAAATAGTCAGCCCTGACACGTACAGGAACGCCCTCTAATTCGCCGAAAACGCTCAACTCAGGCTTACCCCCTGCTAAAAGCCTTTGACTCATTAGATGGCCGTTTCTGATGGAGTCAGCAAGAAACTGTGCTTGCTCCATCATTGCAGGGGTCACGAACTCTTTACCTGCGTGTTGACGTTCATACTTCTCTTGCATCAAACACAACACTGGCGCATCTTGATCTTGTTCTTTGAGCAGTTCCAGCAACTCATCTTTTTTCAACTTAGATGGGTGATTGTGAAGCTCTTTATCTCGGATATAAGCCCTTATATCGTCAACTTTGCTTAAAGCATTTTTAGGAGCCATAAAAGGCTCAGCATAGCGCTTTTTAACTTCCTCCGGCTCTAGTACTAAAGCATGAACCAAATTACCTAGGCACATACAATCGGTGGCTTCTTTTAGGCTCTCTTGATCATCGCGCCAGTGTCGAATTGATTTATTAATTAACTTAAGCTGGCTACTACTAAGCTCTGGCCGCGCGTGGTATTCATCAATCGGCATACTCTCAATAACCTTTGCGCCAGCCCAATCAATTTGCTCTTCTTTTGTTGCGTACATTTTAAATCCTCCCTAGAAGGGGCCGAAGCCCCACAAATTAAGCGGCTGTTGCAAGGATTGCAGCGGTTTCGATCATATCCACCGCATGCTCTGCATCTTCACAATGTTTGCACTGGTAATAACGCTTAAATAAATCGCCGTATTCTTCTAAGCCTTCTTTAATTAATTCCAATTCAACTAGTGTATTTTCAGAGCCGAAGTGTTGAGTTTTAGGCAGAGGAGCATTGATACAAGAAACAACCTCATAATCCAACTCATAAAACACTGCGTTAAATGAAGCACGAAAATCAAAAGCCTCATCTTTCGCAGCTTCAAAGTCGATGTTGATACAATTTCCAGCGTGATCTAAAAGCTGCTTTAGCATGCTGTCTACTGTGTCTAGTTCAATCGTAAAAGTGCGATCTGGTTGGCTTACGAACTCGATGACTGCTTGCGCTTTATTTTCTTTAGACATGACTTATCCCTCAAAAATGAATTTGTAAAACTAAAAACTGAAAAGTAAGTGATTAATTCAGGCGGACGCTCTTAGCTGAACTAAGACCCGTTTTTACGATTCGATATTGAGAAATAGGAGTATCTAGTTTTTTTAGAATGCGGCTGATTGCAGGGATAGATTGACCGATATGACTCTCAAGCATGCCGAGCATAACCTCAAGGTCGCGAATGTCAGTAGAGTCTAATTGAAAGTAAGCAGAGTTTTGTATATCATTACTCATGATTGATTTCCTTGTTAGGGTTTTTAATCGCCGCCCCTTATGTGTGCCAGCACTAAGGGGCTTTTTTTTTGCTACCAGTCTTGCCTGGCTTAAGTTTAATATATCTAAAAAATGGGTGTATGTAAACCCTTTTCTTGTAAAAAAATTGCATTTTTATCTTCTTTCAATTATTGTACAAATAACGAAAAATAAAACGATGATAACTAAAACTATGAAAGAGCTAATAGAAACAAAGTATGGGTTTAATAATGCGCAAGTTGTTGTGATTAAGGCTATACATAACCTGAGCACTGAGGAAATTGCTGAAATAACAGGGTATAGCTCTCGATCTGTTAGTAACTGGTTATGTAGGCCAGACAGTAATAACCATAGAAGAGCGCCAGATAAAGCAGTGAAAAAACTGCGTGGAATATATTCTTTAGAATTTAGATAAGGACCGATGATGAACTCTGCCGCAAGTGTAGCAAAAAGAATAGCAAAAATTAAAAGTAAATCCGGTGAGCAAATCAGCATATTCAATAATCCAATTGCTGAGGAAGTTCAGTCTAAGAAGTTGAGTGAAGGTAAAATATGGACACCTGAACACTTTAATGACGACATGTGGATTGCTCCCTATTGCGTTCTTCGATCCGCCCTGTTTTCAGTGGTTAAACGAGGTAAGCGAAAAGAATACAAACAAAACGCAAAAACATATGAAGGTGAAAAAATAGCCTCATGGAATGGTTATGAAATTACTATGTCCGGATTCCAGCTTGATCAAGCAGACTTTGACTGTTTACTAGCGTGTATAGAAGCTTGTAAAGCTCAAGGGTTTGGTGATTCTGTAGTAGTTACTAAAAAACAACTTCTTCAGCTAATGAAAAGAACAGTAAGCAAAGACTCATATTTGTGGCTCGATAAGAGTATTACTAGGCTAGTTAGTGCAAAAATTGGTGTTTTATCTAAAAAGCGCAAAGTTCGTTTTTTTGGTTCATTCTTATCATCATTCATTGAGGACGAGCAAAGCTCTAAATTTGCTCTAAAAATTAATTATGACCTATCAAAACTATTTGTTGACGGTACATCTTATCTAGAAAAGAAAGTAAGGCTATCTATCAGTGGAGATTTAGATAAATGGCTCTACAGCTACATCTACAGTCATGACACCAGCATAAAACCGCATGTAGTTAGCTTAGAAAAGTTAAGAGAATTATGTGGGTCGGGTTCAGATTCTAGACGATTCAGATTTAAAGCTAAAGAAGCTCTAGAGCGCCTTGAAAGCAAAAAACTCATAGCTTTTGAAATCAAAGGAAAAGCAGACTCCTCAATATTATACGCTTCAAGATTGAAATAACTGAGACATTTTATTGAAATAACTGGGACAATTATTGAAATAACTGGGACAAATAGCAGTCCCAGGTTGAAATAACTGGGACAAATTGTTGAAATAACTGGGACATTTTTCTATAACTCATTGAAATAACTGGGACATTTCGGCTATAAAATTGAAATAACTGAGACAAATCATTGAAATAACTGAGACAAAATAAACAAAAAAAATACTAAGAATGCGTTGATATAGCTTACATAAGCGGCTACAGGCAATATCTTATAAGACTATTAATAAAGGAGTTTATTATATAAACACTAAACATCTAAAACTTAATCGTTGATTATTTGTAATAACTGGGACATGCGTCATTAACAAGCGTTGTAATAACTAGGACATTTCTATCACTAACACCAATTGAAATAACTGGGACATTTTAGGGACTACCCCTTTTACCCTACAATTCACACAACACTCATGTACCGCGTCGAGTACAACGGTCGCACCATCCTCATTCAGTCATTCTGTCTTTGTTTTAAGCTTACAAACCTGTAAAGTACAGACATTAGAACTAAAAGTGATCTAGAAATACAGGATGATAACTCTTTTCACAATATTGGCTCTTCTTCTCGTTGTAGTCCTATTTATTAAAGCAAACAAACCCAGCAAGCAAATCAATTTAAAGATAATAAAGGTTGAGTCATTAAGGGGGCTGTCTAAACTTCATGAAGATAACAGCAAAGCAATACCAGCTCATTGGCCAAGATTGACTGAAATTGGAAATGAAGAACCTTTATGCCCCTACTGCGGCTATCGATTTGAAAGCATGCCTCAGAGGAAAAGCAAATGCCCCTCTTGCAATAATTACTTTCGATCACGAAAAAGGCCCCTTGATCAAAAGAAAGTTTTATTGAAAGAAGAAGATCTTGAGCAGCTTTGTATTGAATGGATAGTATTTGAAGGAGAGTATGAAGGATACCTGAAAAGGAAAAAGGAGTTTGAAGATGAAAGGCATAGGATCAGTGCTTCAAGAGGTGGAGGCAAAGTTTCCGATGCTGATGTACATTGGGGCTTATGGAACAAAGGGCTACTAGAAAGTGCAGCTTTATGGAATTGGGGAGAATATGCACAGATAAAGCAAAGAATGGCAAATCAGCTTAAAAAGGAAGGCAAG belongs to Piscirickettsia litoralis and includes:
- a CDS encoding RNA polymerase sigma factor sigma-70 region 4 domain-containing protein; the encoded protein is MIDFLVRVFNRRPLCVPALRGFFFATSLAWLKFNISKKWVYVNPFLVKKLHFYLLSIIVQITKNKTMITKTMKELIETKYGFNNAQVVVIKAIHNLSTEEIAEITGYSSRSVSNWLCRPDSNNHRRAPDKAVKKLRGIYSLEFR
- the csrA gene encoding carbon storage regulator CsrA, whose product is MLVLTRKEDQAIFIGKDITVKVLSVLGNQVRIGIDAPQEVQIHRDDIKNKRPKPIKVAV
- the trfA gene encoding plasmid replication initiator TrfA yields the protein MMNSAASVAKRIAKIKSKSGEQISIFNNPIAEEVQSKKLSEGKIWTPEHFNDDMWIAPYCVLRSALFSVVKRGKRKEYKQNAKTYEGEKIASWNGYEITMSGFQLDQADFDCLLACIEACKAQGFGDSVVVTKKQLLQLMKRTVSKDSYLWLDKSITRLVSAKIGVLSKKRKVRFFGSFLSSFIEDEQSSKFALKINYDLSKLFVDGTSYLEKKVRLSISGDLDKWLYSYIYSHDTSIKPHVVSLEKLRELCGSGSDSRRFRFKAKEALERLESKKLIAFEIKGKADSSILYASRLK
- a CDS encoding PD-(D/E)XK nuclease-like domain-containing protein, producing MYATKEEQIDWAGAKVIESMPIDEYHARPELSSSQLKLINKSIRHWRDDQESLKEATDCMCLGNLVHALVLEPEEVKKRYAEPFMAPKNALSKVDDIRAYIRDKELHNHPSKLKKDELLELLKEQDQDAPVLCLMQEKYERQHAGKEFVTPAMMEQAQFLADSIRNGHLMSQRLLAGGKPELSVFGELEGVPVRVRADYLHPTAIVDIKTCRDEVSVERFSKVAVDMGYYLSAALYMHVIAQQTGVQRPFAFCAIHKATGYVAYHKIEWGSEAHSYGLQLCRNALERYKQWQAGDKSLEEFAYGARITDLQVPKYELNKVMGK